One window of Verrucomicrobiales bacterium genomic DNA carries:
- a CDS encoding GntR family transcriptional regulator, whose translation MVIELNFKSGKPVYLQVVDQVKSAVASGALSPGDPLPSIRPLAEELRVNRNTVLKAYLELENQNVIESFPGKGSFIKRSKSPLRREARHALLNQEIDQAVVAAHHLQVSRADFLKLVNERFDEFEQRRDAASASKPETA comes from the coding sequence ATGGTCATCGAGCTCAATTTCAAATCAGGGAAGCCGGTCTATTTGCAGGTGGTGGATCAGGTGAAGTCCGCGGTAGCTTCCGGCGCTCTCTCGCCGGGCGATCCCCTACCTTCCATTCGACCGCTGGCGGAGGAGCTTCGGGTCAATCGAAACACGGTTCTGAAGGCCTATCTCGAGCTCGAGAATCAAAACGTGATCGAGTCGTTTCCCGGCAAAGGCTCATTTATCAAGCGCAGCAAATCCCCCCTGCGACGCGAAGCCCGCCATGCCCTGCTCAACCAAGAGATCGACCAAGCCGTCGTGGCGGCGCACCACCTCCAGGTAAGCCGGGCCGATTTTCTCAAACTGGTGAACGAACGGTTCGATGAATTCGAACAACGCCGCGACGCCGCCTCAGCCAGCAAACCCGAAACCGCATGA